From Lolium perenne isolate Kyuss_39 chromosome 5, Kyuss_2.0, whole genome shotgun sequence, a single genomic window includes:
- the LOC127302406 gene encoding protein farnesyltransferase/geranylgeranyltransferase type-1 subunit alpha translates to MSSPDEEEGVDDWVPPSRRPELADVAPLPQADGPCPVVAIAYRDDFREVMDYFRALYAAGERSPRALRITADAIDFNPGNYTVWHFRRVILEALDADLIQEMNFVDQIAECNAKNYQVWHHKRWLAEKLGPDVANSEHEFTRKILYDDAKNYHAWSHRQWVLQALGGWESELQYCNQLLEEDVFNNSAWNQRYLVVTRSPILGGLVAMRDSEVDYTVEAIIANPQNESPWRYLRGLYKGDNTLLVADDRISDACLKVLNNDWRCVFALGLLLELLRMGLQPSDELRGTIEAINNPDPETEHTDLATAVCSILQKCDPLRINYWSWYRTTLSS, encoded by the exons ATGTCGTCGCCGGATGAGGAGGAGGGTGTGGACGACTGGGTGCCGCCGAGCCGGCGGCCGGAGCTGGCGGACGTGGCGCCGCTGCCGCAGGCCGACGGGCCCTGCCCCGTGGTCGCCATCGCCTACCGCGACGACTTCCGCGAGGTCATGGACTACTTCCGCGCCCTCTACGCCGCCGGCGAGCGCAGCCCCCGCGCGCTCCGCATCACCGCCGATGCCATCGACTTCAACCCCGGCAACTACACC GTGTGGCATTTCAGGCGTGTTATTCTAGAGGCACTGGATGCTGATTTGATCCAAGAAATGAATTTTGTGGACCAGATTGCTGAGTGTAATGCAAAAAATTACCAAGTCTG GCATCACAAGAGATGGCTTGCTGAGAAATTAGGACCGGATGTTGCAAATAGTGAACATGAATTTACAAGGAAGATACTGTACGATGATGCTAAAAATTACCATGCTTGGTCCCATAGGCAG TGGGTTCTTCAAGCATTGGGTGGCTGGGAGAGTGAATTGCAGTACTGCAACCAGCTGCTTGAGGAAGATGTCTTCAATAATTCTGCTTGGAATCAG AGATACCTTGTGGTAACACGATCCCCAATTCTTGGGGGTCTTGTGGCAATGCGTGACTCGGAAGTAGATTACACAGTTGAAGCTATTATAGCGAACCCTCAGAACGAAAGCCCCTGGAGGTACCTCAGGGGTCTATATAAGGGTGATAATACCTTGCTGGTGGCTGATGACCGCATATCTGATGCCTGCCTCAAGGTCCTGAATAATGACTGGCGATGTGTATTTGCTTTGGGCTTGCTGCTCGAGCTTCTTCGCATGGGTTTGCAGCCCTCGGATGAACTTAGGGGAACCATTGAAGCAATAAATAATCCTGATCCTGAAACTGAGCATACTGATCTTGCGACAGCCGTCTGCTCAATCCTGCAGAAGTGCGATCCCCTGCGGATAAACTATTGGTCGTGGTACCGGACCACGCTTTCTTCTTAG